A single region of the Lacipirellulaceae bacterium genome encodes:
- a CDS encoding Gfo/Idh/MocA family oxidoreductase — protein sequence MKSLRGVAIGAGYFSQFHFDAWSRIEGAELAAVCDLDAAVSKAAAQKYDIGASYTNVNEMLDEVKPDFVDIITRPDSHFELVREAATRGIPIICQKALAPSFEEAQEIVGVAADAGVPLMVHENFRFQPWYREIKRLINEGAIGEKLHAVSFRCRTGDGWQEDAYLARQPYFREMPRLLIFETGVHFVDTFRYLAGEIAGVYATLTEHNADIRGEDAATVMFEFASGTAGLWDGNRYNEPVSKDARLTFGEALIEGNGGSIRLYGNGKLTLQQLGEPEAEVEYSFENRNFAGDCVLATQQHFVDCLRSGASFETSGHEYLKTLGVVEAIYQSAEQKAPVRGLSEASNASD from the coding sequence GTGAAGTCGCTCAGAGGCGTAGCCATCGGTGCGGGCTATTTCAGCCAGTTCCACTTCGATGCGTGGTCGCGGATCGAAGGGGCTGAACTGGCTGCCGTTTGCGATCTCGATGCGGCTGTCAGTAAAGCGGCTGCACAGAAGTATGACATCGGAGCGAGTTACACCAACGTGAACGAAATGCTCGACGAAGTGAAACCCGACTTTGTCGACATTATCACGCGGCCCGATTCGCATTTCGAACTTGTTCGCGAGGCGGCTACTCGCGGTATTCCGATCATTTGCCAGAAGGCACTAGCTCCAAGTTTTGAGGAAGCGCAAGAGATCGTCGGCGTCGCTGCAGACGCGGGCGTGCCGTTGATGGTGCACGAGAATTTTCGCTTCCAGCCCTGGTATCGCGAGATCAAACGGCTGATCAACGAAGGGGCGATTGGAGAAAAGCTGCACGCCGTTTCATTCCGCTGCCGGACGGGAGATGGTTGGCAAGAGGATGCGTACCTTGCTCGTCAGCCGTACTTTCGCGAGATGCCGCGGCTGTTGATCTTTGAGACGGGTGTGCATTTCGTTGACACGTTCCGCTATTTGGCGGGAGAGATCGCCGGCGTCTACGCAACACTCACTGAGCATAACGCCGACATCCGAGGTGAAGATGCCGCTACGGTAATGTTCGAGTTCGCCAGCGGCACCGCGGGGCTGTGGGATGGGAATCGCTACAACGAGCCTGTCTCCAAAGACGCACGGCTGACGTTTGGCGAGGCGCTGATCGAAGGCAACGGGGGGTCTATCCGGCTTTATGGGAATGGCAAGTTGACGCTGCAACAACTCGGCGAACCAGAAGCTGAAGTCGAATACTCGTTCGAGAATCGCAACTTCGCCGGTGATTGTGTCTTGGCGACACAGCAACACTTCGTGGATTGTTTGCGTAGCGGAGCCTCGTTTGAAACTAGCGGACATGAGTACTTGAAGACGCTCGGCGTGGTCGAAGCGATTTACCAGTCAGCAGAGCAAAAGGCTCCAGTGCGTGGACTGTCGGAGGCAAGCAATGCGAGTGATTGA
- a CDS encoding MFS transporter, giving the protein MNAPLATHQRYWLVFLLFLHTVNTYMDRVCISAAKGSMQEDISGLDDQMMGYVFGIFAVGYALFQIPAGWFSDRAGPRHALTIVVIIWSIFTALTGAVGTAISLLIVRFLFGVGEAGAYPGATRALYSWLPAKERGLGQGIFHSGARVGAAASLVVMPWLIGLIGWRMTFVANAGLGLVWGIIWWVWYRNDPAEHPATNDEEVQLIQQGIAEEAATESKVPYIQVVTSANVLLAMFQYAASNITFFISITWLQPYIEETWGEKYKTLASVPLLCGAVALWVSGYTVTALHRRESLVLSRRLPAMLGFTLAAIGLLLCTQITGETSVWVFIACFSLAIFGVEMTLSPSWAFCMDVGGSRSGAVSAAMNMVGNMGAAVSAVAFPFFVASVTVPYIAEEAGTANSFFLFAAVMNVLAAVAWMFMNPRRELKEISKAALQRRLLFFLGLIVLVISALIYTKFLLPRKEKESPGEESKETEVALFEPSHEAPWRSGGRFA; this is encoded by the coding sequence ATGAACGCTCCTCTCGCGACGCATCAACGCTATTGGCTGGTCTTCCTGCTGTTTCTGCACACGGTCAATACCTACATGGACCGGGTGTGTATCTCCGCGGCCAAGGGATCGATGCAGGAGGATATTTCTGGGCTCGACGACCAGATGATGGGGTACGTGTTTGGCATCTTTGCGGTCGGCTACGCGCTGTTTCAAATCCCTGCGGGTTGGTTTAGCGATCGAGCCGGGCCGCGGCATGCGCTGACGATCGTCGTCATCATTTGGAGCATCTTCACCGCCTTGACCGGGGCAGTTGGGACGGCGATTAGTTTACTGATCGTGCGGTTTCTCTTCGGCGTCGGCGAGGCAGGCGCTTACCCAGGCGCAACGCGGGCGCTGTACAGCTGGTTGCCAGCGAAAGAGCGCGGGTTAGGGCAGGGGATTTTTCATTCGGGCGCACGTGTCGGAGCGGCCGCTTCGCTTGTCGTGATGCCGTGGTTGATCGGCCTGATTGGTTGGCGGATGACCTTCGTGGCGAACGCGGGGCTCGGGCTCGTCTGGGGAATCATTTGGTGGGTCTGGTACCGAAACGATCCGGCGGAACACCCAGCAACGAATGACGAGGAAGTGCAGCTCATCCAGCAGGGAATTGCCGAGGAAGCGGCGACCGAGTCGAAGGTTCCCTACATCCAAGTCGTCACTTCGGCCAACGTCCTGCTCGCGATGTTCCAATACGCGGCCAGCAACATCACGTTCTTCATCAGCATTACTTGGTTACAACCGTACATTGAGGAGACGTGGGGCGAAAAGTACAAGACGCTCGCTTCGGTGCCGCTACTATGCGGCGCAGTGGCATTGTGGGTGTCAGGCTACACGGTCACGGCTTTGCATCGTCGAGAAAGCTTGGTGCTTTCACGTCGTTTGCCCGCGATGCTGGGGTTCACATTAGCGGCCATCGGCTTGCTGCTTTGCACGCAGATCACGGGAGAAACCTCCGTCTGGGTATTCATCGCCTGTTTCTCGCTGGCGATTTTTGGTGTGGAAATGACGCTCAGCCCGAGTTGGGCGTTTTGCATGGACGTGGGCGGCTCGCGCTCGGGGGCCGTCTCCGCGGCGATGAACATGGTGGGGAACATGGGCGCGGCGGTTAGCGCAGTGGCGTTTCCATTCTTCGTGGCTTCTGTCACCGTGCCTTACATTGCTGAAGAGGCCGGCACGGCCAACTCGTTCTTCCTGTTTGCCGCGGTAATGAATGTGTTAGCGGCGGTGGCTTGGATGTTCATGAACCCGCGTCGCGAATTGAAGGAGATATCCAAAGCGGCACTACAGCGGCGGTTGCTGTTCTTTCTGGGGCTGATCGTGCTGGTGATCTCGGCTTTGATCTACACAAAGTTTCTTCTGCCGCGCAAAGAGAAAGAAAGCCCTGGTGAAGAAAGCAAAGAAACTGAGGTCGCTCTCTTCGAACCAAGCCATGAAGCACCTTGGCGAAGCGGCGGGAGGTTCGCGTGA
- a CDS encoding cyclase family protein, giving the protein MRVIDLSLPANNEMPGVDITTAKRLEVEGWNATTLALYSHSGTHMDAPCHFLPGGATLDEQDLSVCVGEAIIVDLTPVEPKQLIEVADLGSLAETIAPGARILFRTDWHKRYGTSEYRDELPRISMPLAEWFVEKEVAMIGVEPPSIADVNNLEEVTAIHQTLFRGNVMIVEGLAHLDIIESSTIQFIALPLKIEGGDGCPVRAIGIEV; this is encoded by the coding sequence ATGCGAGTGATTGACCTGAGCTTGCCAGCTAATAACGAAATGCCGGGCGTCGACATCACCACCGCCAAGCGGCTAGAAGTCGAAGGCTGGAACGCCACCACGCTCGCGCTCTATTCGCACAGCGGCACCCACATGGATGCGCCGTGTCACTTTCTCCCTGGCGGGGCAACACTCGACGAGCAAGATCTGTCCGTTTGCGTTGGAGAAGCAATCATTGTTGATTTGACGCCAGTCGAACCGAAGCAGTTGATTGAAGTCGCCGACTTGGGCTCGCTCGCCGAAACCATTGCGCCCGGGGCACGAATCCTTTTTCGCACCGACTGGCACAAGCGGTACGGTACCTCAGAGTATCGCGATGAGTTGCCGCGGATATCAATGCCCTTGGCGGAGTGGTTCGTCGAGAAAGAAGTCGCCATGATTGGCGTCGAGCCCCCCTCAATCGCGGACGTGAACAACCTCGAAGAAGTGACCGCCATCCATCAAACACTGTTCCGCGGCAATGTGATGATTGTCGAAGGGCTGGCGCACTTGGACATAATTGAATCAAGCACGATTCAGTTCATCGCCTTACCCTTGAAGATCGAAGGCGGGGATGGTTGCCCCGTGCGCGCGATCGGAATCGAGGTGTGA